In Sporosarcina psychrophila, a genomic segment contains:
- a CDS encoding pro-sigmaK processing inhibitor BofA family protein — translation MKVIGIVVVILVLLLLVVVDKKHIHRASEHLSVYWFRLAFAFLVLFAMNVAGGFVGIYVPVNITSGLLLAILGIPGIATLCAFAIFL, via the coding sequence GTGAAAGTTATCGGTATTGTTGTCGTTATATTGGTTCTCCTTCTATTAGTAGTGGTGGATAAGAAACATATCCACCGAGCTTCGGAACATTTATCGGTCTATTGGTTTCGGTTGGCATTCGCGTTCCTTGTTCTTTTTGCAATGAATGTTGCAGGAGGTTTTGTGGGTATCTATGTGCCTGTAAACATCACGTCTGGACTATTACTCGCGATTTTAGGGATACCAGGAATCGCCACGCTATGCGCTTTTGCAATATTTTTATGA
- a CDS encoding YaaL family protein, producing MFRRKSRLKKEFDERLHSLMVATKEDWEQARGIERYLNDYDQEVIVRRKIAECKHFYLYKEAKARQLGKD from the coding sequence GTGTTTAGACGAAAAAGTAGGCTGAAAAAAGAGTTTGATGAACGCCTTCATTCATTAATGGTAGCAACGAAAGAAGACTGGGAACAGGCAAGAGGGATTGAGCGCTATCTCAATGATTATGATCAAGAAGTAATTGTTAGACGTAAAATAGCCGAGTGTAAACACTTTTACTTATATAAAGAAGCAAAAGCTCGACAGTTAGGCAAGGATTGA
- the recR gene encoding recombination mediator RecR has protein sequence MHYPEPISKLMDSFMKLPGIGPKTAGRLAFFVLSMKEDTVLDFAKALVDAKRNLRFCSVCGHITDIDPCHICQDTQRDGSIICVVQDPKDVIALEKMRDFKGLYHVLHGAISPMDGVGPEDINVPSLLVRLQNEEVEELILATNPTIEGEATAMYISRLVRPSGIKTTRIAHGLPVGGDLEYADEVTLSKALEGRREL, from the coding sequence ATGCATTATCCTGAACCAATATCAAAACTGATGGATAGTTTTATGAAATTGCCAGGTATCGGCCCAAAAACAGCGGGTCGTCTGGCGTTTTTTGTCTTAAGCATGAAGGAAGATACTGTGTTGGATTTTGCAAAAGCTCTGGTTGACGCTAAACGGAATCTGCGTTTTTGCTCAGTTTGCGGTCATATTACAGATATCGACCCCTGCCACATTTGTCAGGATACACAACGCGATGGTTCGATAATTTGTGTTGTTCAAGACCCGAAAGACGTTATTGCCTTGGAGAAGATGAGGGATTTCAAGGGGCTTTATCATGTCCTTCACGGTGCTATCTCGCCGATGGATGGAGTTGGCCCTGAGGATATTAATGTCCCGTCGCTACTTGTTCGATTGCAGAATGAAGAGGTTGAGGAATTGATCCTAGCCACGAACCCTACAATAGAAGGAGAAGCGACTGCGATGTACATCTCGAGGCTTGTTAGACCTTCAGGAATCAAAACAACTAGAATTGCGCATGGACTACCTGTCGGCGGTGATCTCGAATACGCGGATGAAGTTACATTATCGAAGGCGCTGGAAGGTCGCCGGGAGTTATAG
- a CDS encoding YbaB/EbfC family nucleoid-associated protein gives MKGMGNMQGMMKQMQKMQKQMAVAQEELGEKRLEGAAGGGMVKVIVSGDKQVVEVIVDPSVVDPEDVEMLQDLIVIATNDAMAKAEELTNSTMGQFTKGLNLPGMF, from the coding sequence ATGAAGGGTATGGGAAATATGCAAGGCATGATGAAACAAATGCAGAAAATGCAAAAACAAATGGCTGTAGCACAGGAAGAGCTTGGTGAAAAACGTCTTGAGGGTGCAGCAGGTGGCGGTATGGTAAAAGTCATCGTATCTGGAGATAAGCAGGTTGTCGAAGTAATCGTTGACCCGTCCGTAGTGGATCCGGAAGATGTTGAAATGTTACAAGACCTTATTGTCATTGCTACGAATGATGCTATGGCTAAAGCGGAAGAATTAACGAACTCGACGATGGGTCAATTCACAAAAGGATTGAATCTGCCAGGAATGTTCTAG
- the dnaX gene encoding DNA polymerase III subunit gamma/tau, translated as MVYQAFYRVYRPQSFAEMSGQQHVKQTLQNALLHNKTTHAYLFSGPRGTGKTSAAKVFAKALNCENGPAKEPCNECPTCISITEGSNTDVIEFDAASNSRVEEMRDIIEKVRFAPSNARFKVYIIDEVHMLSNSAFNALLKTLEEPPSHVVFILATTEPHKLPLTIISRCQRFDFKPITPADITNRMKTVLADTGIESDESALKVIAQAASGGMRDALSMLDQVVSFSGDKITIEDALLVTGSIGEDIFHQLAEALLGKDAGMVLTLLDRLIAEGKDVSRLAEDLITFFRDLLLLRTAPSLKDLLELIPGDERFVEMAQRFEMDTLYLFIDILAKTQQEMRFSNHAKVYIESAFLKMIHLDSPVQVSGGNHAIDPGLTQKVADLERTIMELQQQMSSGGMNKQTVADQSAQPRKNASKSSQGFKVPTGKIHEVLKSATKQDIQTIREEWAGMMQTMQRSHAALLEETEPVAASENAFVLKFKYEIHCLMASENPSLRSGLSDALRSRTGKAYEVVYVPEEGWLSVRGDFIRKNGLAKQQEPESSDEGVPGEEMLSFVKEAEQENADPIVTEAEKIFGKDFIEVHDD; from the coding sequence TTGGTGTATCAAGCTTTTTACCGCGTATATCGGCCTCAATCATTTGCTGAGATGTCCGGACAGCAACATGTGAAACAGACACTTCAGAACGCCCTCCTTCATAATAAGACGACACATGCTTATCTTTTCTCGGGTCCAAGAGGTACAGGGAAGACAAGTGCGGCGAAAGTTTTTGCGAAAGCGTTAAATTGCGAAAATGGTCCAGCAAAAGAACCGTGCAATGAGTGTCCGACGTGTATCAGCATCACGGAAGGGTCGAATACGGATGTCATCGAATTTGATGCAGCTTCGAACTCACGTGTTGAGGAAATGCGAGACATTATTGAAAAGGTACGGTTTGCCCCGTCGAATGCTCGTTTTAAAGTATATATTATCGATGAGGTACATATGTTATCAAATTCGGCATTCAATGCGCTTTTGAAAACTCTTGAGGAACCGCCATCGCATGTCGTATTTATCTTAGCAACCACAGAACCGCATAAACTACCATTGACGATTATTTCGAGGTGTCAGCGCTTCGATTTTAAACCAATTACACCGGCTGATATTACTAATCGAATGAAGACGGTACTTGCGGATACGGGTATTGAGTCTGATGAAAGTGCTTTGAAAGTAATTGCGCAGGCGGCTTCTGGAGGAATGCGTGATGCACTCAGTATGCTTGACCAAGTTGTGTCGTTTAGTGGAGACAAGATAACAATTGAAGATGCACTGCTTGTAACTGGATCAATTGGTGAAGACATTTTCCATCAGTTGGCGGAAGCGCTACTTGGTAAAGACGCTGGCATGGTACTGACATTGCTTGATCGACTTATTGCGGAGGGAAAAGATGTTTCCAGGCTAGCAGAAGATTTAATCACGTTTTTCCGGGATCTTCTTCTTCTGCGAACAGCACCCAGCTTAAAAGATTTACTCGAACTCATACCTGGCGATGAACGGTTTGTAGAAATGGCACAACGATTTGAAATGGATACGTTGTATTTATTCATTGACATACTGGCAAAAACGCAACAGGAAATGCGGTTCTCCAATCATGCAAAAGTCTATATTGAGTCTGCCTTTTTGAAAATGATTCATCTTGACAGCCCTGTGCAGGTCAGTGGAGGCAATCATGCCATTGATCCGGGGCTTACGCAGAAGGTAGCAGATCTTGAGCGCACAATTATGGAGTTGCAACAGCAGATGTCTAGTGGTGGAATGAATAAGCAGACGGTTGCAGATCAATCCGCTCAACCACGGAAAAATGCGTCAAAATCGTCGCAAGGCTTCAAAGTTCCGACAGGTAAAATTCACGAAGTATTGAAATCTGCGACAAAACAAGACATCCAGACGATTCGGGAAGAATGGGCGGGGATGATGCAGACAATGCAAAGGTCACATGCCGCGCTTCTCGAAGAGACAGAACCAGTCGCAGCATCAGAGAATGCTTTTGTGTTAAAATTCAAATATGAAATCCATTGCCTCATGGCGTCTGAAAATCCGTCACTTCGGTCGGGCTTGTCAGATGCCTTACGTTCACGAACCGGGAAAGCATATGAAGTCGTGTATGTGCCTGAAGAAGGTTGGTTGAGTGTAAGGGGAGACTTCATTCGGAAAAATGGGCTCGCTAAACAACAAGAGCCGGAAAGTTCTGATGAAGGGGTGCCTGGTGAAGAAATGCTTTCTTTCGTAAAGGAAGCAGAACAGGAAAATGCGGATCCGATTGTAACTGAGGCGGAAAAGATTTTCGGTAAAGATTTCATAGAAGTCCATGACGATTAA
- the thrB gene encoding homoserine kinase codes for MAESNFSVVVPASTANLGPGFDSIGLALNLYMTVNVSPSEDWEVTYKDDGFEDLPNGEDNLIVKTVTNIAERKGRVAPASRLIIQSDIPLGKGLGSSATAIAAGIEIANQLLELNLSAKEKVLLGSGYEGHADNISAALLGGVTISYFDGVEMDVVHIREPKMGAVILVPPEALLTEASRGLLPDQLSHSEAIRSSAAGNVLSAAIARDDWETAGRMMEKDIFHEPYRKKLFPEFDRIREVCHEYGAYGMTISGAGPSLFVAVKQGNEGELAKRLAVAFPYYGCIAVKPSNAGAVVN; via the coding sequence ATGGCAGAATCCAATTTTTCCGTTGTCGTACCTGCATCGACGGCAAATCTTGGGCCAGGCTTCGATAGTATCGGACTTGCACTTAATCTTTATATGACGGTGAATGTATCGCCGTCAGAGGATTGGGAAGTTACGTATAAAGACGATGGTTTTGAAGATTTACCGAACGGTGAAGATAATTTAATTGTGAAGACAGTTACTAATATAGCTGAGCGAAAAGGGCGTGTTGCACCAGCATCACGACTTATCATTCAGTCGGATATTCCGCTTGGTAAAGGACTTGGAAGCAGTGCAACGGCAATTGCAGCAGGAATTGAAATTGCAAACCAACTTCTTGAATTGAATCTTTCCGCGAAGGAAAAAGTGCTTCTAGGTAGTGGATATGAAGGGCACGCGGATAATATCTCGGCTGCACTTCTTGGGGGAGTGACAATTTCTTATTTTGATGGCGTGGAAATGGATGTCGTTCATATAAGAGAACCAAAAATGGGAGCTGTGATACTTGTTCCGCCTGAGGCATTGCTGACGGAAGCATCTAGGGGGCTTCTGCCAGACCAACTCTCACATTCAGAAGCAATACGTAGTAGCGCAGCGGGGAATGTACTTTCAGCAGCGATTGCCCGGGATGATTGGGAAACGGCGGGGCGTATGATGGAAAAGGATATCTTTCATGAGCCGTATCGTAAGAAGTTATTTCCTGAGTTCGACCGGATCCGTGAAGTTTGCCACGAGTACGGTGCGTATGGCATGACAATTAGTGGAGCGGGTCCTTCTCTTTTCGTGGCTGTGAAACAAGGTAACGAGGGCGAATTGGCAAAGCGATTGGCAGTTGCGTTCCCGTACTATGGTTGTATTGCTGTCAAACCGTCTAATGCGGGTGCTGTGGTTAATTGA
- the thrC gene encoding threonine synthase codes for MKRWNGLIEEYKEWLPVTENTPALTLQEGNTPLIHMPNLSEQWGINLYVKTEGTNPTGSFKDRGMVMAVAKAKEEGKKVLICASTGNTSAAAAAYGARAGMRTIVVIPEGRIALGKLAQAKMYGAEIVEIEGNFDEALAMVRAAGEGDVALVNSVNPYRLEGQKTIAFETIEQLGKVPDIFALPVGNAGNISAAWKGFKEYADKKGTELPVLLGVQADGAAPIVYNRVFENPETVATAIRIGNPASWELANNALAESNGTILAVTDEEILEAYSLIASSEGVFAEPGSCASIAGVKKQVESGLLKKGSTVVAVLTGNGLKDPDTAIEVNKEKPMMSREQFDAFLSELKAGAK; via the coding sequence ATGAAAAGATGGAATGGATTAATTGAGGAATATAAAGAATGGTTACCGGTGACAGAAAATACGCCGGCGTTAACGTTGCAGGAAGGGAATACCCCTCTTATTCACATGCCAAATTTATCTGAACAATGGGGCATTAACCTTTACGTGAAAACGGAAGGAACGAATCCAACTGGTTCATTTAAAGACCGGGGCATGGTTATGGCGGTCGCAAAAGCGAAAGAAGAAGGAAAAAAAGTTCTTATTTGTGCATCAACGGGTAATACATCTGCAGCGGCGGCGGCATACGGTGCTCGTGCTGGAATGCGGACAATTGTAGTTATTCCGGAAGGTCGAATCGCACTTGGCAAGTTGGCTCAGGCGAAAATGTATGGCGCAGAAATTGTAGAAATCGAAGGCAACTTTGACGAAGCATTGGCTATGGTGCGTGCGGCCGGCGAGGGAGACGTTGCGCTCGTGAACTCGGTTAACCCGTATCGCCTTGAAGGTCAAAAGACAATTGCGTTTGAAACGATTGAGCAACTTGGAAAAGTACCGGATATTTTTGCACTTCCGGTTGGGAACGCAGGTAATATTTCGGCGGCTTGGAAAGGTTTCAAAGAATATGCTGATAAGAAGGGTACTGAGTTACCGGTTCTTCTTGGTGTACAAGCCGACGGAGCTGCACCGATTGTTTATAATCGCGTATTCGAAAACCCCGAAACGGTTGCAACGGCAATTCGAATCGGTAATCCCGCAAGTTGGGAACTGGCGAACAATGCCTTGGCGGAGTCGAATGGAACAATTCTCGCTGTAACAGATGAAGAGATTTTAGAAGCATATAGTTTAATCGCTTCATCTGAAGGTGTTTTTGCAGAACCAGGCTCGTGTGCTTCAATTGCGGGCGTTAAAAAACAAGTGGAGAGCGGCTTGTTGAAAAAAGGTTCAACTGTAGTTGCGGTATTGACGGGTAACGGTCTAAAAGATCCAGATACAGCAATTGAAGTAAATAAAGAGAAACCAATGATGTCACGGGAACAATTTGATGCGTTTCTTAGTGAGTTAAAGGCGGGGGCAAAGTAA
- a CDS encoding homoserine dehydrogenase — translation MRNEINIGLLGFGVVGSGVAKILQDHQEDLHHKLGVPVKIKKVLVKNLHKNRETTLSLETFTDNLYEVLEDSSIDLIVEVMGGTFDAKEAIESSLRAGKGVVTANKDVMAEFGPGLLKLADENKCDLFYEASVGGGIPLIRTLEDGLASDRIRALTGIVNGTTNFILTKMKHEKMSYEDALAEATALGFAEADPSADVDGIDAARKMVILASLSFSTEVRLGDVFVRGMKEIQEGDLELAEQFGYTVKLAGSAKKNEDGIEVAVEPVFFPNSHPLASVNNEFNAVYIYGDAVGETMFYGPGAGSMPTATSVTGDIIAACRNLLLGVNGKRLHAPQYERKVKSDSNKFARYFHRIRVRDEVGVLTKLTSIYSKHGASLATVVQHSDKKAADADLIFITHQISRQQHLDIVNELNETPKVIGVLSHYRVEGEE, via the coding sequence ATGAGAAATGAAATTAATATTGGATTATTAGGATTTGGGGTTGTCGGCAGCGGGGTGGCTAAAATCTTGCAAGATCACCAAGAAGACCTCCATCATAAACTTGGCGTTCCTGTCAAAATTAAAAAAGTTCTTGTGAAAAATTTACATAAAAATCGGGAAACAACACTTTCATTGGAAACATTCACGGATAATTTGTATGAAGTGCTTGAAGACTCGTCTATAGATTTAATAGTAGAAGTGATGGGCGGGACCTTCGATGCGAAAGAAGCGATTGAAAGTTCCCTGCGGGCTGGAAAAGGTGTCGTAACTGCCAATAAAGACGTTATGGCAGAATTCGGACCTGGATTATTGAAGCTGGCGGATGAAAACAAGTGTGATCTGTTTTACGAAGCAAGCGTCGGGGGCGGAATCCCGTTAATTCGCACCCTTGAAGATGGACTTGCTTCTGACCGTATCCGTGCGTTGACAGGTATTGTGAATGGAACAACGAACTTCATCTTAACAAAAATGAAACATGAAAAAATGTCTTATGAAGATGCATTGGCAGAGGCGACAGCACTTGGTTTTGCAGAGGCAGATCCATCGGCGGATGTTGATGGCATTGATGCAGCGCGCAAAATGGTTATTTTGGCTTCATTGTCTTTCTCAACCGAAGTCCGTCTGGGCGATGTTTTTGTGAGAGGGATGAAGGAAATCCAAGAAGGCGATCTAGAACTGGCTGAGCAGTTTGGCTATACGGTGAAGTTAGCGGGGTCAGCTAAGAAGAATGAGGATGGTATAGAAGTAGCTGTAGAGCCTGTGTTTTTCCCGAATTCGCATCCTTTGGCATCAGTGAACAATGAGTTCAATGCCGTATATATTTATGGAGATGCAGTTGGAGAAACAATGTTCTATGGACCGGGGGCTGGATCAATGCCGACTGCCACGTCTGTAACGGGAGATATTATTGCAGCGTGCCGTAATTTGCTGCTAGGTGTCAACGGCAAAAGGTTACACGCACCTCAGTATGAGCGAAAAGTGAAAAGTGATAGTAATAAGTTCGCACGTTATTTCCACCGAATTCGCGTGAGAGACGAAGTAGGTGTCCTAACGAAATTAACGTCTATTTATAGCAAGCACGGTGCAAGTCTGGCGACGGTTGTTCAGCATTCCGATAAAAAGGCGGCTGACGCGGACCTGATTTTCATCACGCATCAAATTTCGAGACAACAGCATTTAGATATTGTGAATGAATTGAACGAGACACCAAAGGTAATCGGCGTACTTAGCCATTACCGGGTAGAGGGGGAAGAATGA